One genomic segment of Candidatus Aegiribacteria sp. includes these proteins:
- a CDS encoding nucleotide sugar dehydrogenase, which yields MKFADRMKDREYPSIAIIGLGYVGLPLALEFVKGGCRVTGIDIDPEKPRFIKEGKSYLKTIPSERISEAVETGRLNCTTDYSGMKDADAIIICVPTPLGESREPDLSYVTMTGKEVAGYLEPGQLVVLESTTYPGTTREKLVPILEETGMKAGVDFFVAFSPEREDPGNKIHTTRTIPKLVGALTAEGAEAAEKVYSLAVDEVVTVSSPEVAEMAKITENTYRAVNIALVNELKMLASRMNVDIWEVIEAASTKPFGYTPFYPGPGLGGHCIPIDPFYLTWKAHQFGMPTRFIELAGEINTAMPDFVVSTISRSLNSRQKSVNGSRILILGMAYKPDIDDIRETPALKVMDELLELGASVDYNDPYVTRIGATRQTHRRPVSVELTEENLQEYDCAVVITNHSCYDYQWIVDCSSLVIDTRNACAGITQGMEKVVKA from the coding sequence ATGAAATTTGCTGACAGGATGAAAGATCGTGAGTACCCTTCAATTGCAATCATCGGCCTGGGGTACGTTGGCCTTCCACTTGCGCTTGAATTCGTAAAAGGCGGATGCAGAGTCACAGGCATTGATATAGATCCTGAAAAACCCCGCTTTATCAAAGAGGGGAAAAGTTACCTTAAGACAATTCCTTCTGAGCGGATATCCGAAGCGGTTGAAACGGGCAGACTGAATTGTACTACTGATTATTCGGGCATGAAGGATGCCGACGCCATAATAATCTGTGTTCCGACCCCGCTTGGTGAATCCAGAGAACCGGATCTGAGTTATGTAACCATGACCGGAAAAGAAGTTGCGGGATATCTGGAGCCCGGTCAGCTGGTAGTTCTTGAATCCACAACATATCCGGGAACTACCCGCGAGAAGCTTGTGCCAATTCTTGAAGAGACCGGTATGAAAGCCGGAGTGGACTTTTTTGTAGCCTTTTCACCTGAAAGAGAAGACCCCGGCAACAAGATACACACGACCAGAACTATCCCGAAACTTGTAGGCGCACTTACTGCCGAGGGAGCTGAAGCAGCGGAAAAGGTTTATTCATTAGCCGTTGACGAAGTTGTTACTGTCAGTTCTCCTGAGGTTGCTGAGATGGCGAAAATCACGGAGAATACCTATAGAGCAGTCAATATTGCTCTTGTGAATGAACTGAAGATGCTGGCTTCCAGAATGAATGTGGATATCTGGGAAGTAATAGAAGCCGCGTCGACGAAACCCTTTGGTTATACACCTTTCTATCCCGGTCCCGGACTTGGCGGCCACTGTATTCCCATCGATCCGTTCTATCTTACATGGAAGGCACACCAATTCGGCATGCCCACCCGGTTCATAGAACTGGCGGGAGAGATCAATACTGCCATGCCTGATTTTGTAGTATCAACAATATCACGTTCATTGAACTCAAGACAGAAAAGCGTAAACGGAAGCAGGATTCTTATTCTTGGAATGGCTTACAAACCGGATATCGATGATATTAGAGAAACTCCCGCACTCAAGGTCATGGACGAACTCCTTGAACTTGGAGCGAGTGTGGATTATAACGATCCTTATGTTACCCGCATCGGAGCCACCAGACAAACCCACAGAAGGCCAGTTTCGGTCGAGTTGACAGAAGAGAATCTTCAGGAATACGATTGCGCTGTTGTCATTACCAATCATTCCTGTTACGATTACCAGTGGATAGTTGATTGTTCCTCTCTGGTTATTGACACAAGGAACGCCTGTGCTGGAATAACGCAAGGA
- a CDS encoding UDP-glucose/GDP-mannose dehydrogenase family protein, with protein MHIAVVGSGYVGLVAATCLSEMGNDVICVDNDEKKINNLNNSIIPIYEPGLEEMIKRNTAENRLTFTTDIGSAIKESSIIFIAVGTPPGEDGSADLQHVLSVALDIAEHMDGPKIVVNKSTVPVGTGDLVKEQIQKETSHEVSIVSNPEFLKEGSAIDDFMKPDRVIIGTDSASVAETMCELYSPFVRTNNPILVMSNRSAEMTKYVANSLLATRISFMNEIANMCETVGADIHDIRIGIGSDTRIGYSFLFPGAGFGGSCFPKDIRALQKTAIEHGHELHVLKAVTEVNQAQKKILVRKVVDHFGEDLSGLTIGIWGISFKPNTDDIRDAPALRVIQGLLEKGANIVAYDPQAMVNAKRVLGDSIKFASSTYDAVTGADALVLVTEWTEFREPDFKRMMEIMNQPVIFDGRNVFNPFKLIDLGFSYYGIGRNV; from the coding sequence ATGCACATTGCGGTAGTAGGAAGTGGTTACGTCGGGCTGGTTGCAGCCACCTGTCTTTCCGAGATGGGAAACGATGTAATCTGCGTTGATAATGACGAAAAAAAGATCAACAACCTGAATAACAGCATAATCCCCATTTACGAGCCCGGTCTTGAAGAGATGATAAAGCGTAATACCGCTGAGAATCGACTAACCTTCACGACTGATATAGGATCCGCGATAAAGGAAAGTTCAATAATCTTCATTGCAGTGGGTACACCACCCGGAGAAGATGGATCTGCGGATCTCCAGCATGTACTGTCTGTTGCTTTGGATATTGCAGAACATATGGACGGACCTAAAATTGTTGTAAACAAGAGTACGGTTCCAGTCGGTACAGGAGATCTTGTGAAGGAACAGATCCAGAAGGAAACCTCTCACGAAGTCAGCATTGTGAGCAATCCTGAATTCCTCAAGGAAGGTTCTGCGATTGATGATTTCATGAAACCTGACCGCGTGATTATCGGTACGGATTCTGCTTCCGTGGCTGAGACAATGTGTGAGCTGTACTCACCCTTTGTCAGAACGAACAATCCCATTCTTGTCATGAGCAACAGGAGTGCGGAGATGACCAAATACGTGGCAAACAGTCTTCTGGCAACAAGGATTTCCTTCATGAACGAAATTGCCAACATGTGTGAAACAGTTGGAGCGGATATCCATGATATCAGGATTGGTATCGGATCAGATACACGAATCGGTTACAGTTTCCTTTTCCCCGGCGCCGGATTTGGCGGATCCTGCTTTCCGAAGGACATTCGAGCATTGCAGAAAACGGCAATTGAGCATGGTCATGAATTACATGTACTCAAAGCTGTAACGGAAGTGAATCAGGCTCAGAAAAAGATACTTGTCCGTAAAGTGGTCGATCATTTCGGGGAGGATCTTTCCGGATTGACTATTGGGATATGGGGAATCTCCTTTAAACCAAATACTGATGATATTCGCGATGCCCCTGCTCTTAGAGTAATTCAGGGTCTGCTTGAGAAGGGAGCGAATATTGTCGCATACGATCCTCAGGCAATGGTCAATGCGAAACGGGTTCTCGGTGATTCTATTAAATTTGCATCTTCCACATATGATGCTGTAACAGGAGCCGACGCATTGGTTCTTGTAACAGAGTGGACTGAATTCAGGGAACCTGATTTCAAACGAATGATGGAGATTATGAACCAGCCGGTTATATTTGACGGCAGGAATGTTTTCAATCCCTTCAAACTGATTGATTTAGGGTTTTCTTATTACGGAATCGGGAGAAATGTATGA